A genomic region of Janthinobacterium lividum contains the following coding sequences:
- a CDS encoding DUF493 family protein, with protein MQTTPPTEVTIPPSESLIEYPSDFPIKIMGPTHVDFAPTMLELVISHDPTFHAGRMEERPSGKGNYTGLTVTVRAISREQLDALYMALSGHPMVKIVM; from the coding sequence ATGCAAACCACCCCACCCACCGAAGTGACGATTCCTCCCAGCGAATCGCTGATCGAATACCCGAGCGACTTTCCCATCAAGATCATGGGCCCGACGCATGTCGACTTCGCGCCGACCATGCTGGAACTGGTCATCAGCCACGATCCGACCTTCCACGCCGGCCGCATGGAAGAGCGCCCATCGGGCAAGGGCAATTACACGGGCCTGACCGTCACCGTGCGCGCCATCAGCCGCGAGCAGCTCGACGCCCTGTACATGGCGCTGTCGGGCCACCCGATGGTCAAGATCGTCATGTAA
- a CDS encoding DUF6600 domain-containing protein, protein MRPILSSPFLNTVCAVLLSSACSLALAQDPPARVGRISTVEGQVLVRAGDGEAQNALLNWPVTTDNRLTTQRGALAELRVGAAAVRLDGDSELEVSELDEDSFKLHLSYGTVSVRVRNPDALRGFELTTAQARVILSQPGWVRIEAGRQPGTSVVSVLDGAADVDGATGSVTLRAGKRAELTDEELRTGALQRIAFDNWPEALPAAAPALRYVTDDTTGYEELDRYGAWQDDAEYGPLWLPSTVPAGWAPYSDGRWTWIAPWGWTWVDNAPWGYAPSHYGRWVLLGHRWGWAPGRERGRVPWAPALVGWVGGRPDRGSQHGQRPGVGWFPLSPHERYVPGYRASAEYERRINRVAEGRRPVAGERERRAGMTMLPGERFGGARTVDVPRRNRTTMPPPVMQSLPLSTAPAPAGNWQRPSDAPRGDREFRRDWVNRPGRLQTDDGQTHMAPRPMQPNRPPVPVQPQQPPVPPQPVMPAMPALPPVQDQVAHPGWRGEQRPRAERPLPRPVMERQFDAPRPDRAERGPRREVLQTAPPPAMPAPAARAPQEARSAERPMPPRERNHERGNPGRNGRMQEVER, encoded by the coding sequence ATGCGTCCGATCCTGTCTTCCCCCTTCTTGAACACCGTGTGCGCCGTGCTGCTGTCGTCGGCGTGCTCCCTGGCCTTGGCGCAGGACCCGCCCGCCCGCGTGGGGCGCATTTCCACCGTCGAAGGGCAGGTGCTGGTGCGCGCCGGCGATGGCGAGGCGCAAAACGCCCTGCTGAACTGGCCCGTCACCACGGATAACCGTTTGACAACCCAGCGCGGCGCGCTGGCGGAGTTGCGCGTGGGCGCGGCCGCCGTGCGCCTCGATGGCGATTCCGAGCTGGAAGTGAGCGAGCTCGATGAAGACAGTTTCAAATTGCATCTCAGCTATGGCACGGTCAGCGTGCGCGTGCGCAATCCCGACGCGCTGCGCGGCTTCGAGCTGACCACGGCCCAGGCCCGCGTGATCCTGAGCCAGCCGGGCTGGGTGCGCATCGAGGCGGGGCGCCAGCCCGGCACCAGCGTCGTCAGCGTGCTCGACGGTGCGGCCGACGTGGATGGGGCGACGGGCAGCGTGACCTTGCGCGCCGGCAAGCGCGCCGAGCTGACGGACGAGGAATTGCGCACGGGCGCCTTGCAGAGGATCGCCTTCGACAACTGGCCCGAAGCCTTGCCCGCCGCCGCGCCGGCCTTGCGCTATGTCACGGACGATACCACCGGCTATGAAGAGCTGGACCGCTACGGTGCCTGGCAGGATGACGCGGAATACGGCCCCTTGTGGCTGCCGAGCACGGTGCCGGCCGGCTGGGCGCCGTACAGCGACGGGCGCTGGACGTGGATCGCGCCGTGGGGCTGGACCTGGGTGGACAATGCGCCGTGGGGCTATGCGCCCTCGCACTACGGCCGCTGGGTGCTGCTGGGCCACCGCTGGGGCTGGGCGCCGGGGCGCGAGCGCGGCCGCGTGCCCTGGGCGCCGGCCCTGGTGGGCTGGGTCGGCGGCAGGCCTGATCGCGGTTCGCAGCATGGCCAGCGCCCTGGCGTCGGCTGGTTTCCCCTGTCGCCGCACGAACGCTACGTGCCCGGCTACCGCGCCAGCGCCGAGTATGAACGCCGCATCAACCGCGTCGCCGAAGGGCGCCGCCCTGTGGCGGGCGAACGCGAACGCCGTGCAGGCATGACGATGCTGCCGGGCGAGCGTTTTGGCGGCGCGCGCACGGTCGACGTGCCGCGCCGCAACCGCACCACCATGCCGCCGCCCGTCATGCAAAGCTTGCCGTTGAGCACGGCGCCTGCGCCGGCGGGCAACTGGCAGCGTCCTTCCGATGCGCCGCGCGGCGACAGGGAGTTCCGGCGCGACTGGGTCAACCGCCCTGGCCGCTTGCAGACGGACGATGGCCAGACGCATATGGCGCCCCGTCCCATGCAGCCGAACCGCCCACCCGTGCCGGTACAGCCGCAACAGCCGCCGGTGCCGCCCCAGCCCGTGATGCCGGCGATGCCGGCTTTGCCACCCGTGCAAGACCAGGTGGCGCACCCCGGCTGGCGTGGCGAGCAGCGGCCCCGTGCCGAACGGCCACTGCCGCGCCCCGTCATGGAGCGCCAATTTGATGCGCCGCGCCCGGACCGCGCGGAACGTGGCCCCCGCCGCGAAGTGCTGCAAACGGCGCCGCCGCCAGCCATGCCTGCGCCTGCCGCGCGTGCGCCACAGGAGGCGCGCAGTGCCGAGCGCCCGATGCCGCCGCGTGAGCGCAACCATGAGCGCGGCAACCCCGGCCGCAATGGCCGGATGCAGGAAGTGGAGCGCTGA
- a CDS encoding LysE family transporter, giving the protein MHFATWITFVIAASIIAVSPGSGAVLSMSHGLSYGVKKASATILGLQLGLLVVLGIAGAGVGSLLLASEVAFNIVKTVGALYLIYLGLSQWRAKVAVTGDLHADAVVPSMGRRVLTGFLTNVTNPKGIIFMVAVLPQFISPAAPLLPQLLILAVTMCTIDQVVMHSYAFLASSMQRFFRDARAVKKQNRFFGGLLMAVGTALFFVKRGGQAAS; this is encoded by the coding sequence ATGCACTTCGCCACCTGGATCACCTTTGTCATCGCCGCCTCCATCATCGCCGTCTCGCCCGGCTCGGGCGCCGTGCTGTCGATGTCGCACGGCCTGTCGTACGGGGTGAAAAAGGCCAGCGCCACCATTCTCGGCCTGCAGCTGGGGCTGCTGGTGGTACTGGGCATCGCCGGCGCCGGCGTCGGTTCCCTGCTGCTGGCCTCCGAAGTGGCCTTCAATATCGTCAAGACGGTGGGCGCCTTGTACCTGATCTACCTGGGCCTGTCGCAGTGGCGCGCCAAGGTGGCGGTGACGGGCGACCTGCATGCCGACGCCGTGGTGCCCTCCATGGGCCGGCGCGTGCTGACGGGTTTTTTGACCAATGTGACGAATCCGAAAGGCATCATTTTCATGGTGGCGGTATTGCCGCAATTCATCAGCCCAGCTGCGCCCCTGCTGCCGCAACTGCTGATCCTGGCCGTCACCATGTGCACGATCGATCAGGTCGTCATGCACAGCTACGCCTTCCTGGCTTCGTCGATGCAGCGCTTTTTCCGCGATGCCAGGGCCGTGAAAAAGCAGAACCGCTTCTTTGGCGGCTTGCTGATGGCTGTCGGCACGGCCTTGTTCTTCGTCAAGCGCGGTGGCCAGGCGGCATCCTGA
- a CDS encoding DUF808 domain-containing protein, which yields MAGSSLLALLDDIASILDDVSLMTKVAAKKTAGVLGDDLALNAQQVAGVRAERELPVVWAVAVGSLKNKAILVPAALAISAFAPWAITPLLMVGGAYLCFEGFEKIAHKYLHPDDSHKAELAQALRDPQVDLVALEKDKIKGAIRTDFILSAEIIVIALGTVAAATFAEQVAVVVGIALLMTVGVYGLVAGIVKLDDAGFYLAARKGAGALMDGVRGFGRMLVSAAPKLMKFLSIVGTLAMFMVGGGILTHGWPWASAMLHHAEAAVGGVAGIGPVLAAVTPSLINAVAGLIAGGLVLAGVTAVSALLRMVKPSK from the coding sequence ATGGCCGGCTCCAGCCTGCTGGCCCTGCTCGACGACATCGCCAGCATCCTCGACGACGTTTCCCTGATGACCAAGGTGGCCGCCAAGAAGACGGCCGGCGTGCTCGGTGACGACCTGGCCCTGAACGCGCAGCAGGTGGCCGGCGTGCGCGCCGAGCGCGAACTGCCCGTCGTGTGGGCCGTCGCCGTCGGCTCGCTGAAGAACAAGGCCATCCTCGTGCCCGCCGCGCTGGCCATCAGCGCATTCGCGCCATGGGCCATCACGCCGCTGCTGATGGTGGGCGGCGCCTATCTGTGCTTCGAAGGCTTCGAAAAGATCGCGCACAAGTATCTGCACCCGGACGACAGCCACAAGGCCGAGCTGGCACAGGCGCTGCGCGACCCGCAGGTCGACCTCGTCGCGCTGGAAAAGGACAAGATCAAGGGCGCCATCCGCACCGATTTCATTTTGTCGGCGGAAATCATCGTCATCGCCCTGGGCACGGTGGCCGCGGCCACCTTCGCCGAGCAGGTGGCTGTCGTCGTCGGCATCGCCCTCCTCATGACGGTGGGCGTGTACGGCCTGGTGGCGGGCATCGTCAAGCTCGATGACGCGGGCTTTTACCTGGCGGCGCGCAAGGGCGCGGGCGCGCTGATGGATGGCGTGCGCGGCTTTGGCCGCATGCTCGTGTCGGCGGCGCCGAAACTGATGAAATTTCTCTCCATCGTGGGCACCCTGGCCATGTTCATGGTCGGTGGCGGCATCCTGACGCACGGCTGGCCGTGGGCCAGCGCCATGCTGCACCATGCGGAAGCAGCCGTCGGCGGCGTGGCCGGCATCGGCCCCGTGCTGGCCGCCGTCACGCCCAGCCTGATCAACGCGGTGGCCGGCCTCATCGCCGGTGGCCTGGTGCTGGCCGGCGTCACGGCCGTGTCGGCTTTATTGCGCATGGTCAAGCCGAGCAAATAA
- the yiaA gene encoding inner membrane protein YiaA, translating into MQTSPIQRPSSAFIGASWAALLIGIVTYLSGLWNAGMALNEKGYYFTILMYGLFAAISLQKSVRDRAEGIAVTGIYFGLCWISVLLALLLLTVGLWNANLQNSEKGFYAMAFLLSLFAAVAVQKNVRDVARASPAEAPGT; encoded by the coding sequence ATGCAGACTTCCCCCATCCAACGTCCCAGCAGCGCCTTTATCGGCGCTTCCTGGGCGGCATTGCTGATCGGCATCGTCACCTACCTGTCCGGCCTGTGGAACGCCGGCATGGCCCTCAACGAGAAGGGCTATTATTTTACGATCCTCATGTACGGCCTGTTCGCCGCCATCTCGCTGCAAAAATCCGTGCGCGACCGCGCCGAAGGCATCGCCGTGACGGGGATTTACTTTGGCCTGTGCTGGATTTCCGTGCTGCTGGCCTTGCTGTTATTGACTGTGGGCCTGTGGAACGCTAATCTGCAAAATAGCGAGAAGGGTTTCTATGCCATGGCATTCCTGCTGAGCCTGTTTGCCGCCGTGGCCGTGCAAAAGAATGTGCGCGACGTGGCGCGCGCCTCGCCCGCCGAGGCGCCGGGAACTTAA
- a CDS encoding EAL domain-containing protein, translating to MAIWDSRIVDGQVIDGTVSWSAKGATLLGLEERALTQPFRSFLDCVHTGDRGKVIKVLQDGVRRGGGYALQYRVVWPDGSEHWLAAKAHVFADAGGQPERTLGIIWDITEHMARELMIAERKELAEVTLSSIGDGVITTDPQGKTRYLNRVAEQLTGWSNDMARGLDIGLTMPLADERTGEALEHVAMRCLQQRQAIGISPRSQLITRDGRRIAVEESAAPIWSRDGEILGAVVVFRDVSHERKLSQQLSWQATHDALTGLINRREFEHLVAGALHTAKQDGHMHALLYLDLDQFKVINDTSGHGAGDVLLQLLAKMLQARMRDSDILARLGGDELGVLLPHCPLEHARQIGEQLRQSIRDFRFAWDNRSFELGVSIGIVEINQDSKSMSELLSAADQACYLAKEQGRNRIHVYQESDVMLAQRHGEMLWISRLNEAFAHDYFRLYAMPIVHLHDSPEHHDEVLIRIHNSQGDLILPGAFIPAAERYDMMLSIDRWVIRAVCHHIQSVRDSLPPLAALAESRRRAPALYSVNLSGMSLADAGLHDYITEQFVEFAIAPEQICFEITETAVIANLPKAQVFMRQLKALGCRFSLDDFGSGFSSFGYLKALPVDYLKIDGVFVRDIATNAINRAMVKAINEVGHVMGLKTVAEYVEDDATLAVIRELGIDYAQGYAVGSLRPLTAGID from the coding sequence ATGGCGATCTGGGATTCGCGCATCGTCGATGGCCAGGTCATCGACGGCACGGTCAGCTGGTCGGCCAAGGGCGCCACCTTGCTGGGCCTGGAAGAGCGCGCGCTGACGCAGCCATTTCGCAGCTTTCTCGACTGCGTGCACACCGGCGACCGCGGCAAGGTGATCAAAGTGCTGCAGGACGGCGTGCGCCGGGGCGGCGGCTACGCCCTGCAATACCGCGTCGTCTGGCCCGATGGCAGCGAACACTGGCTGGCGGCCAAGGCGCACGTCTTCGCCGATGCCGGCGGGCAACCCGAACGCACTCTGGGCATCATCTGGGATATCACCGAGCACATGGCACGCGAACTCATGATCGCCGAGCGCAAGGAACTGGCCGAAGTAACGCTCAGCTCCATCGGCGACGGCGTCATCACCACCGATCCGCAGGGCAAGACGCGCTACCTGAACCGCGTGGCCGAGCAATTGACGGGCTGGAGCAACGACATGGCGCGGGGCCTGGACATCGGACTGACCATGCCGCTGGCCGACGAACGCACGGGCGAAGCGCTCGAGCACGTGGCCATGCGCTGCCTGCAACAGCGCCAGGCCATCGGCATTTCCCCCCGCTCGCAACTGATCACGCGCGACGGCCGGCGCATCGCCGTCGAAGAATCGGCCGCGCCCATCTGGTCGCGCGACGGCGAGATCCTCGGCGCCGTCGTCGTGTTCCGCGACGTCAGCCACGAGCGCAAGCTGAGTCAGCAACTATCGTGGCAAGCCACGCACGACGCCCTGACGGGGCTGATCAACCGGCGCGAATTCGAACACCTGGTGGCCGGCGCCCTGCACACGGCCAAGCAGGATGGCCACATGCATGCGCTGCTGTACCTGGACCTGGACCAGTTCAAGGTCATCAACGACACCAGCGGCCACGGCGCCGGCGACGTGCTGCTGCAGCTGCTGGCCAAGATGCTGCAGGCGCGCATGCGCGACAGCGACATCCTGGCGCGCCTCGGCGGCGATGAACTGGGCGTGCTGCTGCCGCACTGTCCGCTCGAGCATGCGCGCCAGATCGGCGAACAGCTGCGCCAGTCCATCCGCGATTTCCGTTTCGCCTGGGATAACCGCAGCTTCGAGCTGGGCGTGAGCATCGGCATCGTGGAAATCAATCAGGACAGCAAGTCCATGAGCGAGCTGCTGAGCGCCGCCGACCAGGCTTGCTACCTGGCCAAGGAGCAGGGCCGCAACCGCATCCATGTCTACCAGGAGTCGGACGTCATGCTGGCGCAGCGGCATGGCGAAATGCTGTGGATCTCGCGCCTGAACGAAGCGTTCGCGCACGATTATTTCCGCCTGTACGCCATGCCCATCGTGCACCTGCACGACAGCCCGGAACACCACGACGAAGTGCTGATCCGCATCCACAACAGCCAGGGCGACCTGATCTTGCCAGGCGCCTTCATTCCGGCCGCCGAACGCTACGACATGATGCTGTCCATCGACCGCTGGGTCATCCGTGCCGTCTGCCACCATATCCAGAGCGTGCGCGACAGCCTGCCGCCTTTGGCCGCGCTGGCGGAAAGCCGGCGCCGCGCACCGGCCCTGTATTCCGTCAACCTGTCGGGCATGTCGCTGGCCGATGCCGGCTTGCATGACTACATCACCGAGCAGTTCGTAGAATTCGCGATTGCCCCCGAACAAATCTGCTTTGAAATCACGGAAACGGCCGTCATCGCCAACCTGCCCAAGGCGCAGGTGTTCATGCGCCAGCTCAAGGCCCTGGGCTGCCGCTTTTCGCTCGATGACTTCGGCAGCGGTTTTTCCTCGTTCGGCTACCTGAAGGCCCTGCCCGTCGACTATTTGAAGATCGACGGCGTCTTCGTGCGCGACATCGCCACCAATGCCATCAACCGCGCCATGGTCAAGGCCATCAATGAGGTGGGCCACGTGATGGGCTTGAAAACGGTGGCCGAATACGTGGAAGACGACGCCACCCTGGCCGTCATCCGCGAACTGGGCATCGACTACGCGCAAGGCTACGCCGTGGGCAGCCTGCGCCCCCTGACAGCGGGTATCGATTAG
- a CDS encoding PAS domain-containing methyl-accepting chemotaxis protein encodes MRQNLPVTNREVLVLDDQAIVSKTDMNGNIVYVNPYFSQVSGFSEAELLGSPQNIVRHPDMPAEAFADLWASIQAGTPWTGLVKNRCKNGDFYWVRANVTPIREAGKTIGYMSVRVKADKDQVKAAEEAYAAIRNKEGGNIVIKNGQIVRPGLAHLLHNLTHMSLNLRIWAATSIVNCLQLLVCVISLFASGGKITNYAIFGATLFGFLINVFLWYTLRMSVLKPLGKALNGARAIAAGDLSGSFETESTDEVGQLLRALQQMNSNLIATIRDVRINVETMAVATKQIAVGNMDLSGRTESQAASLEETASSIEEFSSTVKQNADNSVQANELAVAASKVAVQGGEIVSEVITTMDEINTSSKKIVDIIGLIEGIAFQTNILALNAAVEAARAGEQGRGFAVVAGEVRNLAQRSSVAAKDIKQLIEISVGKVGAGMLQVNRAGATMEQVVSSVKQVTAIMQEISIASREQSIGVDQVNQAIAHMDQVTQQNAALVEEAAAAATRLAEEAASLSQAVSLFNFGKMPPPRRVAMPGGKSGAAGAANAGKPAMKRLAA; translated from the coding sequence ATGCGACAAAATTTGCCAGTGACTAACCGTGAAGTCCTCGTCCTGGACGATCAGGCCATCGTGTCGAAAACGGATATGAACGGCAATATCGTATATGTGAACCCCTACTTCAGCCAGGTCAGCGGCTTCAGCGAGGCAGAGCTGCTCGGTTCGCCCCAGAACATCGTGCGCCACCCGGACATGCCGGCCGAAGCGTTTGCCGACCTGTGGGCCTCGATCCAGGCCGGCACGCCGTGGACGGGCCTGGTCAAGAACCGCTGCAAGAACGGCGACTTTTACTGGGTGCGCGCCAACGTCACGCCCATCCGCGAAGCGGGCAAGACCATCGGCTACATGTCCGTGCGCGTGAAAGCGGACAAGGACCAGGTCAAGGCGGCCGAAGAAGCCTATGCGGCCATCCGCAACAAGGAAGGCGGCAACATCGTCATCAAGAACGGACAGATCGTGCGCCCGGGCCTGGCGCACCTGCTGCACAACCTGACGCACATGTCGCTCAACCTGCGCATCTGGGCCGCCACCTCCATCGTCAACTGTCTGCAGCTGCTGGTGTGCGTCATCAGCTTGTTCGCCAGCGGCGGCAAGATCACCAATTACGCCATCTTCGGCGCCACCCTGTTCGGCTTCCTGATCAACGTCTTCCTCTGGTACACCTTGCGCATGTCCGTGCTCAAGCCGCTGGGCAAGGCCCTGAACGGCGCGCGGGCCATTGCCGCCGGCGACCTGTCGGGCAGTTTTGAAACGGAAAGCACGGATGAAGTGGGGCAACTGCTGCGCGCGCTGCAACAGATGAACAGCAACCTGATCGCCACCATCCGCGACGTGCGCATCAACGTGGAAACCATGGCCGTGGCCACCAAGCAAATCGCCGTCGGCAATATGGACCTCTCGGGCCGCACGGAATCGCAGGCCGCCAGCCTGGAAGAGACGGCCTCGAGCATCGAGGAATTCTCGTCGACCGTGAAACAGAATGCGGACAACTCGGTGCAGGCAAATGAACTGGCCGTGGCCGCCTCGAAAGTGGCCGTGCAGGGCGGCGAGATCGTTTCCGAAGTGATCACCACCATGGACGAGATCAACACCTCGTCGAAGAAAATCGTCGACATCATCGGCCTGATCGAAGGCATCGCCTTCCAGACCAACATCCTGGCCTTGAACGCGGCCGTGGAAGCGGCGCGCGCAGGCGAACAGGGCAGGGGCTTCGCCGTTGTGGCGGGCGAAGTGCGCAACCTGGCGCAGCGCTCGTCCGTGGCAGCCAAGGATATCAAGCAACTCATTGAAATTTCCGTCGGCAAGGTGGGCGCCGGCATGCTGCAGGTGAACCGCGCCGGCGCCACCATGGAACAAGTGGTCAGCTCCGTCAAGCAGGTGACGGCCATCATGCAGGAAATTTCCATCGCTTCGCGCGAACAGAGCATCGGCGTCGACCAGGTCAACCAGGCCATCGCCCACATGGACCAGGTGACGCAGCAGAATGCGGCACTGGTGGAAGAAGCCGCCGCGGCCGCCACGCGCCTGGCGGAAGAAGCAGCCAGCCTGTCGCAAGCCGTGAGCCTGTTCAATTTCGGCAAGATGCCGCCACCGCGCCGCGTCGCCATGCCTGGCGGCAAATCGGGTGCTGCGGGCGCCGCGAACGCCGGCAAACCCGCCATGAAACGCCTGGCCGCCTAA
- the hemN gene encoding oxygen-independent coproporphyrinogen III oxidase — protein sequence MPTLLSSASADLDAVVEFDPVIIGKMSQSGPRYTSYPTADRFNAEFGYGNFLEALAALRMRGGRRPLSLYVHVPFCDTLCYYCACNKIITKDRSKAATYLSYLKQEIAMQGKLFAGMNQIEQLHFGGGTPTYLSEKQMDELMAHLRQHFEFASDEDGEYSIEIDPRTVSRERVFSLRAQGFNRISLGVQDFDADVQKAVNRIQPEAETVAIMQAARDAGFRSISIDLIYGLPKQSLDTMTETLRKVISASPDRIALYHYAHMPHLFKPQRRILDADMPDSATKLAMLGLCIARLTAAGYVYIGMDHFAKPTDDLAVAQRQGRLHRNFQGYSTRAEADLIACGVSAISSVGAVYSQNEKTLDAYYEKLDEGVLPIARGIKLDTDDLLRRIIIQMLMCNFELSIASIEQAHPVKFRSYFAAELDKLRELARDGLLVIEEDWLTVTPKGRLLIRNICMVFDRYLTLARANTAPDAVQPLRYSKTV from the coding sequence ATGCCTACACTACTCAGCAGTGCTTCCGCCGACCTGGACGCCGTCGTCGAATTCGACCCGGTCATCATCGGCAAGATGAGCCAGTCCGGCCCGCGCTACACGTCCTATCCGACCGCCGACCGTTTCAATGCGGAATTTGGCTACGGCAACTTCCTCGAAGCGCTGGCCGCCTTGCGCATGCGCGGCGGCCGCCGTCCGCTGTCGCTGTACGTGCATGTGCCGTTCTGCGACACCCTGTGCTACTACTGCGCCTGCAACAAGATCATCACGAAAGACCGCAGCAAGGCCGCTACCTACCTCAGCTATCTGAAACAGGAAATCGCCATGCAGGGCAAACTGTTTGCCGGCATGAACCAGATCGAGCAGCTGCATTTCGGCGGCGGCACGCCCACTTACCTGAGCGAAAAGCAGATGGACGAACTGATGGCGCATCTGCGCCAGCATTTCGAGTTTGCTTCCGATGAAGACGGCGAATATTCGATCGAGATCGACCCGCGCACCGTGTCGCGCGAGCGCGTATTTTCGCTGCGCGCGCAAGGTTTCAACCGCATCAGCCTGGGCGTGCAGGATTTCGACGCCGACGTGCAAAAGGCCGTCAACCGCATCCAGCCGGAAGCGGAGACGGTGGCCATCATGCAGGCCGCGCGCGACGCGGGCTTCCGCTCGATCAGCATCGACCTGATCTACGGCTTGCCCAAGCAAAGCCTGGACACCATGACGGAAACCTTGCGCAAGGTCATTTCCGCCAGCCCCGACCGCATCGCCCTGTATCACTACGCGCACATGCCGCACCTGTTCAAGCCGCAGCGCCGCATCCTCGACGCCGACATGCCCGACAGCGCCACCAAGCTGGCCATGCTGGGCCTGTGCATCGCGCGCCTGACGGCCGCCGGCTATGTCTACATCGGCATGGACCATTTCGCCAAGCCGACGGACGATCTGGCCGTGGCGCAGCGCCAGGGCCGTTTGCACCGCAACTTCCAGGGCTATTCCACGCGCGCGGAAGCGGACCTGATCGCCTGCGGCGTGTCGGCCATCAGTTCCGTCGGCGCCGTCTACAGCCAGAATGAAAAGACGCTCGACGCGTACTATGAAAAGCTCGACGAAGGCGTGCTGCCGATCGCGCGCGGCATCAAGCTCGATACGGATGATTTGTTGCGCCGTATCATCATCCAGATGCTGATGTGCAATTTCGAATTGTCGATCGCCAGCATCGAGCAAGCGCACCCCGTCAAATTCCGCAGCTATTTCGCCGCCGAACTGGACAAGCTGCGCGAACTGGCGCGCGATGGCTTGCTCGTCATCGAGGAAGACTGGCTGACGGTGACGCCGAAAGGGCGCTTGCTGATCCGCAATATCTGCATGGTCTTCGACCGCTACCTGACCCTGGCGCGCGCCAACACGGCGCCCGACGCCGTGCAGCCGCTGCGCTACTCGAAAACGGTGTAG
- a CDS encoding sulfite exporter TauE/SafE family protein, translating into MNALSLVPMFLVGLAGSVHCIGMCGGIVGALSLGGGAAPVRPVISIAVARPALQTSVQANVLRVLAYNGGRIGSYMLAGAMAGSLAGAGMLHVASLQVAGYWLANLMLVALGLYLMDAWRGLAHLEAAGNVVWRRVRPLLKPLMPMDTPFKALAVGGLWGWVPCGMVYSALLTAMMQGSALNGAAAMAAFGLGTLPTLLGMGLLGTRLRTQMQRRPVRIASGLLVLGFGLLGLLRAANGVSLGWLDALCVTGHP; encoded by the coding sequence ATGAATGCCCTCAGCCTCGTGCCCATGTTCCTGGTCGGCCTGGCCGGCAGCGTGCACTGCATCGGCATGTGCGGCGGCATCGTCGGCGCCTTGTCGCTGGGCGGGGGCGCGGCGCCCGTGCGCCCCGTCATTTCCATCGCCGTGGCGCGCCCCGCATTGCAGACCAGCGTGCAAGCGAACGTGCTGCGCGTGCTGGCGTACAACGGCGGGCGCATAGGCAGCTATATGCTGGCCGGCGCCATGGCCGGCAGCCTGGCGGGCGCCGGCATGCTGCACGTGGCGTCATTGCAGGTGGCCGGCTACTGGCTGGCCAACCTGATGCTGGTGGCTTTGGGGCTGTACCTGATGGATGCCTGGCGCGGCCTGGCCCATCTGGAAGCGGCAGGCAATGTCGTCTGGCGCCGCGTGCGCCCCCTGCTGAAACCGCTGATGCCGATGGATACGCCATTCAAGGCGCTGGCCGTGGGCGGCCTGTGGGGCTGGGTGCCGTGCGGCATGGTCTACAGCGCGCTGCTGACGGCCATGATGCAAGGTTCTGCCCTGAACGGCGCGGCCGCCATGGCCGCCTTCGGCCTGGGCACCCTGCCCACCCTGCTGGGCATGGGCTTGCTGGGCACGCGCTTGCGCACGCAGATGCAGCGCCGTCCCGTGCGCATCGCCAGCGGCTTGCTGGTGCTGGGCTTTGGCTTGCTGGGCCTGCTGCGCGCCGCGAATGGCGTATCGCTGGGCTGGCTCGACGCCCTGTGCGTCACGGGCCATCCATGA